In Campylobacter vicugnae, a genomic segment contains:
- the sodB gene encoding superoxide dismutase [Fe], whose protein sequence is MLELRTLPFDANSNAVVSKEACDYHHGKHHQTYVNNYNNLTKDSELAKASLFDVLLNSEGGLFNNAAQVYNHDFYWDCIAKKSDKSSELEAALQSDFNDFKAEFISSATTLFGSGWTWLVYNPATSKLEIKNTSNAATPVTDGLVPLLVVDVWEHAYYIDSRNARPAYLEKFYENINWDFVSTAYEWAKKEGINSVKFYIDELHPVASCCGHCGCN, encoded by the coding sequence ATGTTAGAGTTAAGAACGCTTCCATTTGATGCAAATAGTAATGCAGTTGTAAGCAAAGAGGCCTGTGATTACCACCATGGCAAACATCACCAAACATATGTAAATAATTACAATAATTTAACAAAAGATAGCGAGCTTGCAAAAGCTAGTTTATTTGATGTGCTTTTAAACTCAGAAGGCGGATTATTTAATAACGCTGCTCAAGTGTATAATCACGACTTTTACTGGGATTGTATAGCTAAAAAAAGCGATAAGAGTAGCGAATTAGAAGCAGCATTACAAAGTGATTTTAATGATTTTAAAGCAGAATTTATCAGCTCTGCTACAACTCTTTTTGGTTCAGGTTGGACATGGTTAGTTTATAATCCAGCTACTAGCAAACTAGAGATCAAAAACACTTCAAATGCTGCTACACCAGTAACTGATGGTCTAGTCCCACTATTAGTAGTAGATGTATGGGAGCATGCATATTATATAGATAGTCGCAATGCTCGTCCTGCTTATTTAGAGAAATTTTATGAAAATATTAACTGGGATTTTGTAAGTACAGCTTATGAATGGGCTAAAAAAGAGGGAATTAACTCTGTAAAATTCTATATCGATGAGCTTCACCCAGTAGCTAGCTGCTGTGGTCACTGCGGTTGTAATTAA
- a CDS encoding cytochrome C has product MKKLILAGLLVSSALNASTLYPTDVKSVYLTQDSKDVAGKLLPTNAIEVLKQSAGKIKFSLKGYVNPAAPNVIYYSNQDRIIALSFAKTKTPKYEIIKKGETGKWDEVKVIAYTTKDNLEKDLKPMLDRAKQTYQESCSICHHLHKESQYNPNQWPSLFKSMLSRTPIDKKDEWLIIQYLQKASKGDIK; this is encoded by the coding sequence ATGAAAAAGCTAATCTTAGCCGGCTTGCTCGTCTCTAGTGCGCTTAATGCTAGTACGTTATATCCTACAGATGTCAAGTCAGTCTATTTAACACAAGATTCTAAAGATGTAGCCGGAAAGTTGCTACCTACAAATGCTATAGAGGTATTAAAACAATCAGCCGGTAAAATTAAATTTAGTCTAAAAGGCTATGTAAATCCAGCTGCTCCAAATGTAATATACTATAGCAATCAAGATCGTATTATAGCCCTATCATTTGCTAAAACTAAAACGCCAAAATATGAGATAATCAAAAAAGGCGAGACTGGCAAGTGGGACGAGGTTAAAGTAATAGCCTATACAACAAAAGATAACCTAGAAAAAGATCTAAAACCTATGCTAGATAGAGCTAAACAAACATATCAAGAGAGCTGTTCGATCTGCCATCATTTACACAAAGAGAGTCAATATAATCCAAATCAGTGGCCATCACTATTTAAATCAATGCTATCTCGTACCCCAATTGATAAAAAAGATGAGTGGCTAATAATTCAATATCTACAAAAAGCTTCAAAAGGAGATATCAAATGA
- a CDS encoding molybdopterin guanine dinucleotide-containing S/N-oxide reductase has protein sequence MKTNRREFLKLGAALSLAPMLPSNLFAGANTQVVKNGEIFTAAHWGMLKATVKDGKIISSKPYQTLSKIPNPLQDTMADLVYKTRITAPMVRKSYLENPDSPKPELRGIDEWVEVKYEDAIKLVARELKKTREQKGMQSIFAGSYGWYSSGKLHNPRILLHRFMNLSGGFVGTLGDYSTGASQVIMPHVVGSIEVYEQQTSWPVVLEHSKVVVLWGMNPISTLRIAWSATDDQGFKYFEQLKDSGKEIIIIDPLWSETGKFFGDKAKWIAPRPNTDTAMMLGMAHHLYTTGKYDKEFIANYTTGFDKFLPYLLGKSDKTPKSAKWASKICGIKESVIKNLAETIYANRTMLMSGWAMQRAHHGEQPHWMLVTLASMLGQIGLPGGGFGLSYHYSNGGAPTCAGGVLGGINAASVGIVENGKYKGLASQAKGGESAQSWLNAGTDYAFPVARVAEAILNPGKTLEHNGTKITYPDIDFIYWAGGNPITQHQDVNTNIKAWRRPRTVVVNEIYWTPTAKMADIVFPVTTQYERNDLTMTGDYSNQNIAPMKQVVEKQHGAKDDYQIFSDLSKAYADGLVEAFTEGGKTEMDWLEEFYNVAANAVNANTALGITMPKFDEWWNKNEPTTFAPTLESESWVRMAEFREDPILNALGTPSGLIEIYSDTIAAMNYDDCAAHPKWFEPVEWLGMKNKPAKFHLITVHPTDRLHSQQNNTSLRDNYAIANREPLLINTKDAAKLGIKNGDLVRVYNARGEVLAGAEVSDDIIPGVVRLREGAWYDGFGDGLCKNGCANTLTIDIPTSKLANGNISHTGLVNVEKYKGAAPELTAFKAPKGAKNS, from the coding sequence ATGAAAACCAATAGAAGAGAATTTTTAAAACTAGGCGCAGCTTTAAGTCTTGCTCCAATGCTTCCTAGCAATCTATTTGCTGGAGCAAATACACAAGTGGTTAAAAATGGAGAAATATTCACAGCGGCTCACTGGGGTATGCTAAAAGCCACAGTAAAAGATGGCAAAATCATAAGTTCTAAACCATATCAAACGCTATCAAAAATCCCAAATCCACTTCAAGATACAATGGCGGATTTAGTATATAAAACTAGAATTACTGCTCCAATGGTAAGAAAAAGCTACCTAGAAAATCCAGATAGTCCAAAACCAGAATTAAGAGGTATAGATGAGTGGGTAGAGGTAAAATACGAAGATGCTATTAAGCTAGTAGCAAGAGAGCTTAAAAAGACAAGAGAACAAAAAGGTATGCAAAGTATATTTGCAGGAAGTTATGGATGGTATAGTAGTGGTAAATTACACAATCCTAGAATTTTGTTGCATAGATTTATGAATTTAAGTGGTGGTTTTGTGGGAACTTTGGGTGATTATTCAACTGGCGCTAGTCAAGTTATTATGCCTCATGTGGTTGGAAGCATTGAAGTTTATGAGCAACAAACTAGTTGGCCAGTAGTGCTAGAACACTCAAAAGTTGTAGTTCTATGGGGTATGAATCCGATCTCAACTCTAAGAATCGCATGGAGTGCTACAGATGATCAAGGGTTTAAATATTTTGAGCAGTTAAAAGATAGCGGTAAAGAGATTATTATAATTGATCCTCTTTGGAGTGAAACTGGTAAATTCTTTGGCGATAAAGCCAAATGGATTGCTCCAAGACCAAATACAGATACAGCTATGATGCTTGGTATGGCACATCACCTATATACTACAGGTAAATATGATAAAGAATTTATAGCTAATTATACAACTGGATTTGATAAATTCTTGCCATATTTACTAGGCAAAAGTGATAAAACTCCAAAATCAGCCAAATGGGCATCAAAAATTTGTGGCATAAAAGAGAGTGTGATTAAAAATTTAGCTGAAACAATATATGCTAATCGCACAATGCTAATGAGTGGCTGGGCTATGCAAAGAGCTCATCACGGCGAACAGCCTCACTGGATGCTTGTAACTTTAGCTTCTATGTTGGGTCAAATTGGCTTACCAGGCGGTGGGTTTGGTCTTAGCTATCATTACAGCAATGGTGGTGCTCCAACATGTGCTGGTGGTGTTTTAGGCGGTATAAATGCTGCAAGCGTAGGTATAGTAGAAAATGGAAAATATAAAGGTCTAGCCAGTCAAGCAAAAGGTGGTGAATCAGCTCAAAGCTGGTTAAATGCTGGTACGGATTATGCATTTCCAGTAGCAAGAGTAGCTGAGGCTATTTTAAATCCAGGTAAAACTTTAGAGCATAATGGTACAAAAATAACATATCCAGATATTGATTTTATCTACTGGGCAGGCGGAAACCCTATAACTCAGCATCAAGATGTTAATACAAATATAAAAGCATGGCGTCGCCCAAGAACTGTTGTAGTAAATGAAATTTATTGGACTCCAACGGCTAAAATGGCTGATATTGTATTCCCAGTAACTACTCAATATGAAAGAAATGATTTGACAATGACTGGGGATTATTCAAATCAAAATATTGCTCCAATGAAACAAGTAGTAGAAAAACAACATGGGGCAAAAGATGACTATCAAATCTTTAGCGATCTATCTAAAGCCTATGCAGATGGCCTTGTAGAGGCATTTACAGAAGGTGGCAAAACTGAGATGGATTGGCTAGAAGAGTTTTATAATGTAGCTGCTAATGCAGTTAATGCCAACACAGCATTAGGTATTACTATGCCTAAATTTGATGAGTGGTGGAATAAAAATGAGCCAACTACATTTGCTCCAACTTTAGAGAGTGAAAGCTGGGTAAGGATGGCTGAATTTAGAGAGGATCCAATCTTAAATGCGCTAGGTACGCCATCTGGTCTTATAGAGATTTATAGCGATACAATAGCAGCTATGAATTATGATGATTGTGCTGCGCATCCTAAGTGGTTTGAACCAGTTGAGTGGCTAGGAATGAAAAATAAACCAGCTAAATTCCATCTAATCACAGTTCATCCAACTGATAGGTTGCACTCTCAACAAAATAATACATCTTTAAGAGATAACTATGCTATTGCAAATCGCGAACCATTACTTATTAACACTAAAGACGCTGCTAAGCTAGGTATTAAAAATGGCGACCTTGTAAGAGTATATAATGCTCGTGGTGAGGTGTTAGCTGGTGCTGAGGTTAGTGATGATATTATCCCTGGTGTTGTAAGACTTAGAGAGGGTGCGTGGTATGATGGATTTGGCGATGGTCTATGTAAAAATGGATGTGCAAATACCTTAACAATCGATATCCCAACAAGTAAATTAGCCAATGGTAATATTTCTCATACTGGTCTTGTAAATGTAGAAAAATACAAAGGCGCAGCTCCAGAACTCACAGCATTTAAAGCTCCAAAAGGTGCAAAAAATAGCTAA
- a CDS encoding Crp/Fnr family transcriptional regulator — MNISRFDQDNYADFELLSSEDLALFRQIKYNKSELVYAQNIKFIILKSGQAKLSYISGINEFIINFISKGSIVLVDKDSVLEFLSDSETMELNLCDIKELFENEKFSMAMINSLIRTTIMTRQIVTDIVFGSLESRIINFLDNLANEQHTMVRDKKLVEIPFSIATLSNLLGAQRQSVSTIFNKLIKSGKLSKYGKNSYIIS, encoded by the coding sequence ATGAATATTAGTAGATTTGATCAAGATAATTATGCTGATTTTGAGCTGCTTAGCAGTGAAGATTTGGCATTATTTCGTCAAATAAAATATAATAAATCTGAATTAGTATATGCGCAAAATATCAAATTTATAATTCTCAAAAGTGGCCAAGCAAAGTTAAGCTATATAAGTGGAATAAATGAATTTATCATAAATTTTATAAGCAAAGGCTCTATAGTTTTGGTGGATAAAGATAGTGTTTTGGAGTTTTTGAGTGATTCTGAGACAATGGAGCTAAATCTTTGCGATATAAAAGAGCTTTTTGAAAATGAGAAATTTAGTATGGCAATGATAAATTCTCTCATACGCACTACAATAATGACTAGACAGATTGTCACTGATATAGTTTTTGGTAGTTTAGAGAGTCGTATTATTAACTTTTTAGATAATCTTGCTAATGAACAGCATACAATGGTGCGGGATAAAAAGCTAGTTGAGATTCCATTTTCTATTGCTACACTATCTAATCTTTTAGGCGCACAAAGACAGAGTGTCTCTACTATATTTAATAAACTTATTAAATCAGGTAAGCTTAGCAAATATGGCAAAAATAGCTATATTATAAGCTAA
- the rpsJ gene encoding 30S ribosomal protein S10 yields the protein MERIRLKLKAYDHRVLDRTVAAIVEAVKRTGADVRGPVPMPTKIKRYTVLKSPHVNKDSREQFEMRIHARMLDIVAATPDTVDSLTKLDLAPEVNVEVRAMGK from the coding sequence ATGGAAAGAATTAGGCTTAAGCTAAAAGCTTATGACCACAGAGTTCTAGACCGCACAGTTGCAGCCATAGTAGAAGCTGTCAAACGTACTGGTGCTGATGTACGCGGACCAGTGCCAATGCCTACAAAGATTAAACGCTATACAGTGTTAAAATCTCCACATGTCAATAAAGATTCTCGTGAGCAATTTGAGATGAGAATTCATGCTCGTATGCTAGATATCGTAGCAGCTACACCTGATACAGTTGATAGCCTAACAAAACTTGACCTTGCCCCTGAGGTAAATGTCGAAGTTCGTGCTATGGGCAAGTAA
- the rplC gene encoding 50S ribosomal protein L3 yields the protein MEYIVEKIGMSRTVSNPSTPVTLLRLLPAKVCEVGENSRAIVAYAHTKANNKAIKGQQKKYGLSSEFNQFATLSVANSEAGDLDTTPLNEAKVLKVSFNTKGRGFQGVIKRHGFSGGPASHGSRFHRRPGSIGNCEWPGRVQPGRKMAGHYGNEKTTVKNEVVSFDSANGILVLKGSVPGFNGAMGRVRIVK from the coding sequence ATGGAATATATCGTAGAAAAAATAGGTATGAGCAGAACTGTCTCAAACCCAAGTACTCCTGTTACATTGCTTAGACTTTTACCAGCTAAAGTGTGCGAAGTAGGTGAAAATAGCAGAGCTATCGTGGCTTATGCTCATACAAAAGCAAATAATAAAGCTATTAAAGGTCAGCAAAAAAAATATGGCTTAAGTAGCGAATTTAACCAATTTGCAACTCTAAGTGTAGCAAATAGCGAAGCTGGTGATTTGGATACAACCCCACTAAATGAAGCAAAAGTTTTAAAAGTTAGCTTCAATACAAAAGGTAGAGGCTTCCAAGGTGTTATAAAAAGACATGGCTTCTCAGGCGGCCCTGCAAGTCATGGTTCAAGATTTCACCGCAGACCAGGTTCTATAGGTAACTGCGAATGGCCAGGTCGTGTTCAACCAGGTAGAAAAATGGCAGGACACTATGGTAATGAAAAAACTACTGTTAAAAACGAAGTTGTAAGCTTTGATAGTGCTAATGGAATTTTAGTATTAAAAGGCTCAGTTCCAGGATTTAACGGTGCTATGGGTAGAGTAAGGATAGTTAAATGA
- the rplD gene encoding 50S ribosomal protein L4: MSKIAVLNDKFEKTSELELPASYAEVNSHNLYLYVKSYLASMRANSAHTKGRSDVSGGGKKPWRQKGRGGARAGSTRTNVWVGGAVAFGPKNNRNYNQKVNKKQKRLALEFALNEKVANGKFYAVDSIAIESGKTKDAAAIIKKLGIRDALIIKNELDAKTLLAFRNLANCYVVDASEVNAYLVSVYSAVIAEKSALQSIVKEG; the protein is encoded by the coding sequence ATGAGTAAAATAGCAGTTTTAAATGATAAATTTGAAAAAACAAGCGAACTAGAACTTCCAGCAAGTTATGCTGAGGTAAATTCGCACAATTTATATCTGTATGTTAAAAGCTACCTTGCTAGTATGAGAGCAAACTCAGCCCACACAAAAGGTCGCTCAGATGTAAGCGGTGGTGGTAAAAAGCCTTGGCGTCAAAAAGGACGTGGCGGTGCAAGAGCTGGTTCAACTAGAACTAACGTTTGGGTTGGCGGTGCTGTGGCATTTGGTCCTAAAAATAATAGAAATTACAACCAAAAAGTTAATAAAAAACAAAAAAGATTAGCGCTTGAATTTGCCCTAAACGAAAAAGTTGCAAATGGTAAATTCTATGCAGTAGATAGTATTGCTATTGAAAGTGGTAAAACAAAAGATGCAGCAGCTATTATCAAAAAACTTGGTATTAGAGATGCGTTAATCATCAAAAACGAACTTGATGCTAAGACTCTTTTAGCATTTAGAAACCTAGCAAACTGCTATGTAGTAGACGCTAGCGAAGTAAATGCATATTTAGTCTCAGTCTATAGTGCAGTTATAGCTGAAAAATCAGCACTACAATCAATAGTAAAAGAGGGCTAA
- a CDS encoding 50S ribosomal protein L23, whose translation MADITDIKTIVYTEKTLGLQEQGVVVIQTSPKMTKNGLKEVLREYFGVTPLRVNSLRMDGKVKRFRGRVGVRNDFKKFYVKLPDGVSLASQEA comes from the coding sequence ATGGCAGATATAACAGATATCAAAACTATAGTATATACAGAAAAAACTCTTGGCCTTCAAGAACAAGGTGTAGTAGTAATCCAAACTTCACCAAAAATGACTAAAAATGGTCTAAAAGAGGTATTAAGAGAATATTTTGGTGTAACGCCACTTAGAGTAAATTCACTTAGAATGGATGGCAAAGTTAAGCGTTTTAGAGGTAGAGTTGGCGTAAGAAATGACTTCAAAAAATTCTATGTCAAATTACCAGATGGCGTAAGCCTAGCAAGTCAGGAGGCATAA
- the rplB gene encoding 50S ribosomal protein L2 has product MAIRSFKPYTPSRRFMTGLSSEDITAKASVRSLLVKIPAAAGRNNNGRITSRHKEAGAKKLYRIIDFKRRKFGIPGKVEAIEYDPNRNCRIALISYADGEKRYIIRPSGLNVGDVISAAEAGLDIKPGNAMKLKNIPVGTIVHNIELKPGKGAQMARSAGGYAQLMGKEEKYVILRLPSGEMRQVLAECMATVGVVGNEDWANVTIGKAGRNRHRGIRPQTRGSAMNPVDHPHGGGEGKKNSGRHPVTPWGKPTKGAKTRRKKASDRLIISRRKGK; this is encoded by the coding sequence ATGGCAATAAGAAGTTTTAAACCTTATACTCCAAGTAGAAGATTTATGACTGGTCTAAGCAGTGAGGATATCACAGCAAAAGCTAGTGTAAGAAGCCTACTTGTTAAAATTCCTGCCGCAGCTGGTAGAAACAATAATGGTAGAATTACAAGTCGCCATAAAGAAGCTGGTGCTAAAAAACTATATCGTATTATAGATTTTAAACGCCGCAAATTTGGAATTCCTGGTAAAGTTGAAGCGATTGAATACGATCCAAACAGAAATTGCCGTATCGCTTTAATCTCATACGCAGATGGTGAGAAAAGATATATCATTCGCCCTAGTGGTTTAAATGTAGGTGATGTAATTAGTGCTGCTGAAGCTGGCCTAGATATTAAACCAGGCAATGCGATGAAATTAAAAAATATCCCAGTTGGTACAATCGTACATAACATTGAGTTAAAACCAGGCAAAGGCGCTCAAATGGCTAGAAGTGCTGGTGGCTATGCTCAACTTATGGGTAAAGAAGAAAAGTATGTAATCTTAAGACTTCCAAGTGGTGAGATGAGACAAGTTCTAGCTGAGTGTATGGCTACTGTAGGTGTAGTTGGCAATGAAGATTGGGCAAATGTTACAATTGGTAAAGCTGGCCGTAACCGCCATAGAGGTATTCGCCCTCAAACTAGAGGTAGTGCGATGAACCCAGTAGATCACCCACACGGTGGTGGTGAAGGTAAGAAAAACTCAGGTCGTCACCCAGTTACTCCATGGGGTAAACCAACTAAAGGTGCTAAAACTCGCCGTAAAAAAGCTAGTGATAGACTTATAATTTCTAGAAGAAAGGGTAAATAA
- the rpsS gene encoding 30S ribosomal protein S19, whose protein sequence is MARSLKKGPFVDDHVMKKVIAAKAANDNKPIKTWSRRSTITPEMIGLTFNVHNGKSFIPVYVTENHIGYKLGEFAPTRTFKGHKGSVQKKIGK, encoded by the coding sequence ATGGCTAGATCGCTAAAAAAAGGTCCTTTTGTAGATGACCACGTAATGAAAAAAGTCATCGCTGCAAAAGCTGCTAACGATAATAAACCAATTAAAACTTGGTCAAGAAGAAGCACAATCACTCCTGAAATGATAGGTTTGACATTTAATGTGCATAATGGCAAAAGCTTTATCCCTGTATATGTAACAGAAAACCATATAGGCTATAAGCTAGGCGAATTTGCACCAACAAGAACATTTAAGGGTCACAAAGGCTCTGTTCAGAAAAAAATCGGTAAATAA
- the rpsC gene encoding 30S ribosomal protein S3 translates to MGQKVNPIGLRLGINRNWESRWFPSKATLPENIGEDYKIRKFLKAKLYYAGVSQILVERTAKKLRVTVVAARPGIIIGKKGGEVENLRLEVAKLVNKDVAINIKEERKAGSSAQLAAENVAMQLERRVAFRRAMKKVIQGAQKAGAKGIKVSVAGRLGGAEMARTEWYLEGRVPLHTLRARIDYGFAEAHTTYGNIGVKVWIFKGEVLQKGIQEQKSEETAPKKAKRARRGK, encoded by the coding sequence ATGGGACAAAAAGTTAATCCAATAGGTCTTAGACTAGGTATAAATAGAAACTGGGAGTCTAGATGGTTTCCATCAAAAGCAACTCTTCCAGAAAACATAGGCGAAGACTATAAAATAAGAAAATTCCTAAAAGCTAAGCTATATTATGCTGGTGTTAGCCAAATTTTAGTTGAAAGAACAGCTAAAAAATTAAGAGTAACAGTAGTGGCTGCTCGTCCTGGTATTATCATCGGTAAAAAAGGTGGCGAAGTAGAAAATTTAAGATTAGAAGTTGCTAAACTAGTCAATAAAGATGTAGCTATTAACATTAAAGAAGAACGTAAAGCAGGTAGCTCAGCTCAATTAGCAGCTGAAAATGTTGCTATGCAACTAGAGCGTCGTGTGGCGTTCCGCCGTGCTATGAAAAAAGTAATCCAAGGTGCTCAAAAAGCTGGTGCCAAAGGTATTAAAGTAAGCGTAGCAGGTCGTTTAGGTGGTGCTGAAATGGCTAGAACTGAGTGGTATCTAGAAGGCCGTGTACCTCTACACACTTTAAGAGCTAGAATAGATTATGGTTTTGCTGAAGCTCACACAACTTATGGTAACATAGGTGTAAAAGTATGGATATTTAAAGGTGAAGTACTTCAAAAAGGTATCCAAGAGCAAAAGAGCGAAGAGACAGCTCCTAAAAAAGCAAAACGCGCTAGAAGGGGTAAATAA
- the rplP gene encoding 50S ribosomal protein L16: protein MLLPKRTKYRKMMKGRNRGYATRGTALALGEFGLKAVEAGRINSRQIESARQAYTRHVKRQAKTWIRVFPDKPITKKPLETRMGKGKGGVEEWVMNIKPGRIIFEMAGVSEELAREALTLAMHKLPFKTKFVTRESENEIY, encoded by the coding sequence ATGTTATTACCAAAAAGAACGAAATATCGTAAAATGATGAAAGGCCGCAATCGTGGCTATGCAACTCGTGGTACAGCTCTAGCACTTGGCGAATTCGGTTTAAAAGCTGTAGAAGCTGGCAGAATAAACTCTCGCCAAATAGAGTCAGCTCGTCAAGCATATACTCGTCATGTTAAAAGACAAGCTAAAACTTGGATTAGAGTATTCCCAGATAAGCCTATTACTAAAAAACCTTTAGAAACTCGTATGGGTAAAGGTAAAGGTGGCGTTGAAGAGTGGGTAATGAATATCAAACCTGGTAGAATAATTTTCGAAATGGCTGGAGTATCTGAAGAGCTTGCTAGAGAGGCTCTAACATTGGCTATGCACAAACTACCATTTAAAACTAAGTTTGTAACAAGAGAGAGCGAAAATGAAATATACTGA
- the rpmC gene encoding 50S ribosomal protein L29 has product MKYTDISGKNLSELNALLKEKKVLLFTLRQKLKTMQLTNPNEIRETKKDIARINTAISAAK; this is encoded by the coding sequence ATGAAATATACTGATATAAGTGGAAAAAATTTAAGCGAACTTAACGCTTTATTAAAAGAGAAAAAGGTGCTTTTATTTACACTTAGACAAAAGCTAAAAACTATGCAGCTAACTAACCCTAATGAGATCAGAGAAACTAAAAAAGATATCGCTAGGATTAATACTGCAATTAGCGCTGCGAAGTAA
- the rpsQ gene encoding 30S ribosomal protein S17, whose protein sequence is MKREIQGVVVAIAGNKTATILVERRVMHPRYHKFVKRFKKYLVHDEKNVLKVGDTISAVECRPLSARKNFRLQSVLKTGVE, encoded by the coding sequence ATGAAAAGAGAAATTCAAGGTGTCGTAGTAGCGATAGCTGGGAATAAAACTGCAACTATATTAGTTGAAAGAAGAGTTATGCACCCAAGATATCACAAATTTGTAAAACGCTTTAAAAAGTATCTAGTCCATGATGAAAAAAATGTACTAAAAGTTGGAGATACTATATCAGCTGTTGAGTGCAGACCGCTAAGCGCTAGAAAAAATTTCCGCTTACAATCAGTTTTGAAAACAGGAGTTGAATAA
- the rplN gene encoding 50S ribosomal protein L14, translating into MIQSFTRLAVADNSGAKELMCIKVLGGSKRRYASLGDVIVCSVKKALPNGKIKKGQVVKAVVVRTKKEVQRDNGSLIRFDENAAVILDNKREPVGTRIFGPVGREVRYANFMKIVSLAPEVL; encoded by the coding sequence ATGATACAAAGTTTTACAAGACTAGCAGTAGCAGATAACAGTGGCGCAAAAGAGCTAATGTGTATAAAAGTTTTAGGTGGTAGCAAAAGACGATATGCAAGCCTTGGCGATGTTATCGTTTGCTCAGTTAAGAAAGCTCTACCAAATGGCAAAATTAAAAAAGGTCAGGTAGTAAAAGCAGTAGTTGTAAGAACAAAAAAAGAGGTTCAAAGAGACAATGGTTCTTTAATCCGTTTTGATGAAAATGCTGCTGTTATTCTTGATAATAAAAGAGAACCAGTAGGTACTCGTATATTTGGCCCAGTGGGTAGAGAAGTAAGATATGCGAATTTTATGAAAATCGTATCTCTTGCACCGGAGGTTCTATAA
- the rplX gene encoding 50S ribosomal protein L24, whose translation MAVKYKIKKGDEVKVIAGDDKGKVAKVLAVLPKKGQVIVEGVKVAKKAVKPSEKNPNGGFISKEMPIDISNVSKVEG comes from the coding sequence ATGGCAGTAAAATATAAAATCAAAAAAGGCGATGAAGTAAAAGTAATCGCAGGCGATGACAAAGGTAAAGTTGCTAAAGTTTTAGCAGTACTTCCTAAAAAAGGTCAAGTAATAGTAGAAGGTGTAAAAGTTGCTAAAAAAGCTGTAAAACCAAGCGAAAAAAATCCTAATGGTGGCTTTATAAGCAAAGAGATGCCTATTGATATTTCAAATGTAAGCAAAGTTGAGGGCTAA
- the rplE gene encoding 50S ribosomal protein L5 → MRLKTKYAESIKPALVKEFDIKNPMLIPAIEKIVISVGAGEGAKDQKLLQNMADTISLIAGQKAVVTNAKKSVAGFKVREGFPVGIKVTLRKEQMYAFLDKLISVALPRVKDFRGLPRDGFDGRGNYNFGLNEQLMFPEVVYDQILRTHGMNITIVTTAPDDKQAFKLLELFGIPFAKGK, encoded by the coding sequence ATGAGATTAAAAACTAAATACGCAGAGAGTATTAAACCAGCTTTAGTTAAAGAATTTGATATTAAAAACCCTATGCTTATACCAGCAATTGAAAAAATCGTAATTAGCGTTGGTGCTGGCGAAGGAGCAAAAGATCAAAAATTGCTTCAAAATATGGCTGATACTATATCTTTGATAGCTGGTCAAAAAGCAGTTGTTACAAATGCTAAAAAGTCAGTAGCTGGTTTTAAAGTACGTGAAGGCTTCCCAGTAGGTATCAAAGTAACTCTAAGAAAAGAGCAAATGTATGCATTCTTAGATAAGCTAATCAGCGTTGCACTTCCTAGGGTAAAAGACTTCCGCGGTCTTCCTAGAGATGGATTTGATGGTCGTGGTAATTATAACTTTGGTTTAAATGAACAACTAATGTTCCCAGAAGTTGTATATGATCAAATTCTAAGAACACATGGTATGAATATAACTATAGTTACAACAGCACCAGATGACAAGCAAGCGTTCAAACTACTTGAACTATTTGGCATTCCATTTGCAAAAGGAAAGTAA
- a CDS encoding type Z 30S ribosomal protein S14: MAKKSMIAKAARKPKFSVRGYTRCQICGRPHSVYKDFGICRVCLRKMANEGLIPGLKKASW; this comes from the coding sequence ATGGCAAAAAAATCAATGATAGCAAAAGCAGCACGCAAACCTAAATTTAGCGTGCGTGGATACACTAGATGTCAAATTTGTGGTCGCCCACACTCTGTTTATAAAGATTTTGGAATTTGCCGTGTGTGCCTAAGAAAAATGGCTAACGAAGGACTAATACCAGGTCTTAAAAAAGCAAGTTGGTAA